One genomic window of Salmo salar chromosome ssa12, Ssal_v3.1, whole genome shotgun sequence includes the following:
- the blcap gene encoding apoptosis inducing factor BLCAP, which produces MYCLQWLLPVLLIPKPLNPALWFNHSMFMGFYLLSFLLERKPCTICALVFLAALFFICYSCWGNCFLYHCHDSTLPDCAHDPSIVGT; this is translated from the coding sequence ATGTACTGCCTTCAGTGGTTGCTCCCGGTTCTCCTCATCCCGAAACCTCTGAACCCGGCTTTATGGTTCAACCACTCAATGTTCATGGGCTTCTACCTGCTCAGCTTCCTGCTGGAGAGGAAGCCATGTACCATTTGTGCCTTAGTGTTCCTGGCAGCGCTGTTTTTCATCTGCTACAGCTGCTGGGGGAACTGTTTTCTGTACCACTGCCATGACTCCACTCTACCAGATTGTGCACACGACCCCAGCATTGTGGGCACCTAA